A region of Candidatus Zixiibacteriota bacterium DNA encodes the following proteins:
- a CDS encoding thiamine pyrophosphate-dependent enzyme, whose product MSIEVNKSVAETHPMEKILRMDRIPHIWCPTCGLGTVVTAMAEALEQLDLDLNKVAFVSGIGCTGRVAGYMKLDSFHTTHGRAIPFALGLHVARPDMKIIVFSGDGDLISIGGNHLIHTARRNADITVICVNNFIYAMTGGQAAPTTPISAKSATSPYGTYEHPFNLPLLAASSGAVYVARWTALHVRRLTISMKEAITKRGFSFVEVIAPCSTLYARLNKLGSGLDLMKFYHDNSVIKHGADLREVDIDYQSKIVVGKFLDIEKPTFLDCMNEGNRKAFGDKYKPYGGCNGNV is encoded by the coding sequence ATGAGCATAGAAGTTAATAAATCGGTCGCAGAGACACATCCGATGGAAAAGATCCTTCGGATGGATCGTATCCCGCATATTTGGTGCCCGACCTGCGGACTGGGAACGGTTGTCACAGCCATGGCCGAAGCTCTCGAGCAGCTCGATCTCGATTTGAATAAGGTTGCCTTTGTTTCGGGAATCGGGTGCACCGGCCGCGTTGCGGGATATATGAAGCTGGATTCCTTTCATACGACTCATGGGCGGGCCATTCCATTCGCGCTCGGCCTTCATGTCGCCCGCCCGGATATGAAGATCATCGTTTTCTCCGGCGATGGGGACCTCATTTCCATCGGCGGCAACCATCTGATCCATACGGCCAGGCGCAATGCGGATATCACGGTCATTTGCGTCAATAATTTTATTTACGCCATGACCGGCGGGCAGGCGGCCCCGACCACCCCCATTTCGGCCAAGTCGGCTACTTCACCATATGGCACCTACGAGCACCCGTTCAATCTTCCGCTTCTGGCGGCCTCGTCGGGCGCTGTCTATGTGGCTCGCTGGACGGCCCTGCATGTCCGCCGCCTGACAATATCAATGAAAGAGGCCATAACCAAAAGAGGCTTCTCGTTTGTCGAAGTCATCGCCCCCTGTTCGACCCTATATGCCAGACTCAATAAGCTTGGCTCCGGACTCGACCTTATGAAGTTTTACCACGATAACAGTGTTATCAAGCACGGCGCCGATTTAAGAGAAGTCGATATTGATTACCAGTCGAAGATTGTCGTCGGAAAATTCCTCGATATTGAGAAGCCGACTTTCCTTGACTGCATGAATGAGGGGAACAGGAAGGCATTCGGCGACAAATATAAGCCTTATGGAGGCTGCAATGGCAACGTCTGA
- a CDS encoding 2-oxoacid:acceptor oxidoreductase family protein, which yields MATSEIRITGFGGQGVILTGYIIGKAASIYNNQHATLTQSFGPEARGSACSAQVLVSDDPVLYPYVTTPQILMAISNDGYQMHKRNITEESIVIYEKDMVKLDEHGPKVKTYGIPATRIAEEIGKKFVLNIVMLGFFGAVTGIMPVEALRKAVETSVPAGTETLNVSAFDKGYEYGVKLKEEKTEVTV from the coding sequence ATGGCAACGTCTGAAATCAGAATTACCGGTTTTGGCGGCCAGGGTGTCATTCTCACCGGCTATATCATTGGCAAGGCGGCCTCAATCTATAATAATCAACATGCCACCCTGACTCAGAGCTTCGGGCCGGAAGCGCGCGGTAGCGCCTGCAGTGCGCAGGTGCTTGTATCCGATGACCCGGTGCTTTATCCTTATGTAACCACCCCGCAGATACTGATGGCCATATCCAACGACGGTTACCAGATGCATAAGCGTAACATTACTGAAGAAAGCATAGTGATTTACGAAAAGGATATGGTCAAACTGGATGAGCATGGTCCGAAAGTCAAGACTTATGGCATTCCGGCCACCCGTATCGCCGAAGAGATAGGCAAGAAATTTGTCCTGAATATCGTTATGCTCGGATTCTTTGGAGCCGTGACCGGCATTATGCCTGTAGAAGCGCTGCGGAAGGCGGTTGAAACATCGGTTCCCGCCGGCACGGAGACCTTGAATGTTAGTGCCTTCGACAAAGGGTATGAATACGGTGTTAAGCTGAAAGAAGAAAAGACTGAAGTGACAGTCTGA